A region from the Flavobacterium enshiense genome encodes:
- the dinD gene encoding DNA damage-inducible protein D, with amino-acid sequence MKKEEILQLFQQFEAVASELEGVECWSAREIQKLLGYSKWENFEKVIRKAKDACSNAGEDANNHFPDIKKVIEAGKGAQHIIDDIALTRYACYLIAQNGDSRKEEIAFAQNYFAVQTRRAEVIEQRLLESERVKAREKLSQTEKQLSGILYERGVDNIGFGIIRSKGDQALFRLTTVQLKKKMGMPDNRPVADFLPTISIKAKDLAAEMTGLNVQSKDLKGQSKIESEHIANNTAVRNMLTQRGIIPENLPPAEDVKKVQRKLDSDDKKILKDSKKRKK; translated from the coding sequence ATGAAAAAGGAAGAAATTTTACAGTTGTTTCAACAATTTGAGGCGGTAGCATCAGAATTGGAAGGAGTTGAATGTTGGAGTGCTAGAGAAATTCAAAAATTACTGGGATATAGTAAATGGGAAAATTTCGAGAAAGTAATCAGGAAAGCTAAAGATGCATGTAGTAATGCAGGGGAAGATGCGAATAATCACTTTCCTGACATCAAGAAGGTGATAGAAGCAGGTAAAGGGGCGCAACATATTATAGATGATATTGCTTTAACTCGTTACGCCTGTTATCTAATTGCACAAAATGGAGATAGTCGTAAAGAAGAAATTGCTTTTGCTCAGAATTATTTTGCTGTGCAAACTCGCCGAGCGGAAGTTATAGAACAAAGATTATTAGAATCCGAAAGAGTAAAGGCAAGAGAAAAACTTTCGCAAACCGAAAAACAACTTTCTGGAATATTATATGAACGTGGTGTAGATAATATTGGTTTTGGAATTATTCGCTCAAAAGGAGACCAAGCATTGTTTAGATTAACAACAGTTCAATTAAAAAAGAAAATGGGTATGCCAGACAACAGACCCGTTGCCGATTTTCTACCAACTATTAGCATTAAAGCCAAAGACTTAGCTGCTGAAATGACAGGGCTTAATGTACAGAGCAAAGATTTAAAAGGGCAAAGTAAAATTGAAAGCGAACACATTGCTAATAATACAGCGGTTAGAAACATGCTAACACAAAGAGGGATTATACCTGAGAATTTACCGCCTGCTGAAGATGTTAAGAAAGTACAGCGAAAGTTGGATAGCGACGATAAAAAGATATTGAAAGATTCTAAAAAGAGAAAAAAATAA
- a CDS encoding site-specific DNA-methyltransferase, with protein METINDYMPLSNDWNNERLQNLKQMFPDWFTSEGSLNIDEVKKAVNPDSVNETERYEFRWFGKSFEKRKAFTPSNATLIFDEARSVNPETSENLIIEGENLEVLKLLSGSYREKIKCIYIDPPYNTGNDFVYNDNFTQDKKAYWEEAEYVENGIVIDTNSETDGRYHSNWLNMMYSRLLVARQLLSDDGIIFISIDDNEVHHLRKLCDEVFNEENFIGCIVRTTGQTTGQDSDGLGSSFDYLLVYSKNTDRALNGLPLTEHDLKRFENEDEKGKYAYDQMRKTGSNDKREDRPNMYYAILNPDGEELFPIGPGGYESRWRFEENTYNRLVDEGFILWKKTKKEDSEIWWPYVKYYLEGRTKRPSPLWDDLDGNKKAARDLRSLFDGKKIFDFPKPVQLLERIISISCDKDDDIILDFFGGSGSTGHAVHSLNEKDGGSRKYILVQVPEKTDEKSEAYKEGYKKISDITIERNKRIVEKIIKVKAEEKPDLFSEDKKAEEKKQALKGLGFKVFKLQKSNFPRVEFAPSPELSDAENLDALKKYITEKESQLVNAFNKEELLTEILLKNNFSLNYKTEAQPQFKKNEIVLVMDEEKETLICLDVSIDLDTVEYFKTNTDKKFICLERALDTTKKYNLKHYLGDKFNAF; from the coding sequence ATGGAAACCATTAACGATTATATGCCATTAAGTAACGATTGGAACAACGAGCGTTTGCAAAACTTAAAGCAAATGTTTCCGGATTGGTTTACAAGTGAAGGAAGTTTAAATATCGACGAAGTAAAAAAAGCAGTTAATCCTGATAGTGTTAACGAAACCGAGCGTTACGAATTCCGTTGGTTTGGCAAAAGCTTTGAAAAACGTAAGGCTTTTACACCAAGTAATGCAACTTTGATTTTTGATGAGGCAAGAAGTGTAAATCCGGAAACAAGTGAAAACCTGATTATCGAAGGCGAGAATCTTGAAGTATTAAAACTGTTAAGTGGTAGTTATCGTGAAAAAATCAAGTGCATTTACATAGACCCACCATACAATACAGGTAATGATTTTGTGTACAATGATAATTTTACCCAAGATAAAAAAGCCTATTGGGAAGAAGCAGAATATGTAGAAAATGGGATTGTTATTGATACCAATTCAGAAACAGATGGGCGCTACCATTCCAATTGGTTGAATATGATGTATTCACGTTTATTGGTTGCTAGACAATTGCTAAGTGATGATGGGATTATATTTATTTCAATTGATGATAACGAGGTTCATCATTTGAGAAAATTATGTGATGAAGTTTTTAATGAGGAAAATTTTATTGGCTGTATTGTAAGAACCACAGGACAAACAACAGGTCAAGATAGCGATGGTTTAGGTAGTTCTTTTGATTACCTTCTTGTATATTCTAAAAACACAGATAGAGCCCTAAATGGTCTGCCTTTGACTGAGCATGATTTGAAAAGGTTTGAAAATGAAGATGAAAAAGGAAAATATGCTTATGATCAAATGCGTAAAACAGGAAGTAATGACAAGAGAGAGGATAGACCTAACATGTATTATGCTATTTTAAACCCTGATGGTGAAGAATTGTTTCCAATTGGTCCCGGAGGATATGAAAGTCGATGGAGATTTGAAGAGAACACATATAACAGATTGGTTGATGAAGGTTTTATTCTTTGGAAAAAAACAAAAAAAGAAGATTCAGAAATATGGTGGCCTTATGTTAAGTACTATTTAGAAGGCAGAACAAAAAGACCCTCTCCATTATGGGATGATTTAGATGGAAATAAAAAGGCAGCACGAGATTTAAGAAGTTTGTTCGATGGAAAAAAAATATTTGATTTTCCCAAACCTGTCCAATTATTGGAGAGGATAATTTCGATTTCTTGCGATAAGGATGATGATATCATTTTGGACTTTTTCGGTGGTTCAGGTTCAACAGGACATGCAGTGCATTCTCTTAATGAGAAAGATGGAGGGAGTCGTAAATACATTTTAGTTCAAGTCCCTGAGAAAACAGATGAAAAGAGTGAAGCTTATAAAGAAGGATATAAAAAGATTAGTGACATTACAATCGAACGTAATAAACGAATTGTTGAGAAAATAATTAAAGTAAAAGCTGAAGAAAAGCCCGATTTATTTTCTGAGGATAAAAAAGCTGAAGAAAAAAAACAGGCTCTTAAAGGATTAGGCTTCAAAGTATTCAAATTACAAAAATCAAACTTCCCAAGAGTTGAGTTTGCACCAAGCCCGGAGTTATCTGATGCAGAGAATTTGGACGCTTTAAAAAAATACATTACAGAAAAAGAAAGCCAGTTAGTAAATGCCTTCAACAAAGAAGAACTATTAACCGAAATTCTGTTAAAAAATAACTTCTCTCTAAATTACAAAACCGAAGCGCAGCCGCAGTTCAAAAAGAACGAAATCGTCTTGGTTATGGATGAAGAAAAGGAAACGCTAATCTGTTTAGATGTAAGTATTGATTTAGATACCGTAGAGTATTTTAAAACCAACACAGACAAGAAATTCATTTGCCTAGAAAGAGCCTTGGACACCACCAAAAAATACAACCTGAAACATTATTTGGGAGATAAATTTAATGCGTTTTAA
- a CDS encoding AAA family ATPase, whose product MKKIKSLEIKNSPFFEDMIIKFDERMNCIMGGRGTGKSTLLFFLKSALNVDSQRGETNDILKSNLSNGEINVEIEAADGSMYRIVKTFNEEPQPFKYPNSEFVSLGRIINEIECDFYETNMIEKIGRTPIQRLELIDKKINLEIKDLKKQIRSSQIDLDENAQDIKTKNNQIKQLNSSILQYENIEDEIEDFRKNEPIDINHKEIKEFENADLNEKKRTDEKRFFQKTLALYHDLENRLSLTENDLIESYKNSISDNEEFLNKGFINEVIDFTKKNNAKIEEKLNEVIKIINANKSTLIEKYRDVSLIHEGQQADFIKLKQKFETNRDYFNRLNILTTRKKEKELLLKDVVDIQLKKGRLIKERKQLIENLDNLKNKIYSLRLSAIKDINNILQGDVKITLKFSGIVNEFEDKLKEALKGSGLRYNELVSKIIETFKPDQFAKVVQEKDFNTLKQISGIDEMRSMAIIDSLFDSEYIYQIESIYCEDLPDFKLRIEGDVMIMDNYRNSDELSMGQRCTTVLPIIFAVSNNPLIIDQPEDNLDNKYISSKIHEIIKSQKNERQLIFITHNPNIPVLSDSEYNLFLNYENKKSNRLIDGSINEVKNEIITILEGGRKAFETRKNIYGDE is encoded by the coding sequence ATGAAAAAAATTAAATCATTAGAAATAAAAAATTCACCCTTTTTTGAGGATATGATTATCAAATTTGATGAAAGGATGAATTGTATTATGGGAGGTAGAGGAACAGGTAAATCTACTCTTTTATTTTTTTTAAAATCGGCTTTGAATGTTGATTCACAGAGAGGTGAAACAAACGATATACTTAAAAGTAATTTAAGTAATGGTGAAATTAATGTTGAAATCGAAGCAGCTGATGGTTCGATGTATAGAATCGTTAAAACGTTTAATGAAGAGCCGCAACCATTTAAGTATCCTAATTCTGAATTTGTATCACTAGGTAGAATTATCAATGAAATAGAGTGTGATTTTTATGAAACAAATATGATTGAGAAAATTGGGAGGACCCCAATTCAGAGATTAGAGCTGATTGATAAAAAAATTAATTTAGAAATAAAAGATTTAAAAAAACAAATTCGATCCTCTCAAATTGATTTAGATGAAAATGCGCAGGATATTAAAACTAAAAACAATCAAATTAAACAATTAAATAGTTCAATTCTTCAGTACGAAAATATTGAAGATGAGATTGAAGACTTTAGAAAAAATGAGCCAATAGATATTAATCATAAAGAGATAAAAGAATTCGAAAATGCTGATTTAAATGAGAAAAAGAGAACAGATGAAAAAAGATTTTTCCAAAAGACACTCGCATTATATCATGATTTAGAAAATAGATTAAGCTTAACAGAAAATGATTTAATAGAAAGTTATAAAAATTCAATATCTGACAATGAAGAATTTCTTAACAAAGGTTTTATTAATGAAGTAATTGATTTTACAAAAAAAAATAATGCTAAAATAGAGGAAAAACTTAATGAGGTAATTAAAATAATCAATGCTAATAAATCTACATTAATTGAAAAATATAGAGATGTATCGTTAATTCATGAAGGACAACAAGCTGACTTCATTAAACTTAAGCAAAAATTTGAAACAAATAGGGATTATTTTAATAGACTAAATATTCTAACAACTAGGAAAAAAGAAAAAGAATTATTATTGAAAGATGTTGTTGATATACAACTAAAAAAAGGTAGATTAATAAAAGAAAGAAAACAGTTAATAGAAAATCTAGATAATCTTAAAAATAAGATATATTCTCTAAGACTTTCAGCTATTAAAGATATTAATAATATTCTTCAAGGTGATGTTAAAATAACATTGAAGTTTTCTGGGATTGTAAATGAATTTGAAGACAAACTTAAAGAAGCTCTCAAAGGATCAGGGTTAAGATATAATGAGTTAGTTTCAAAAATTATAGAAACATTTAAACCAGATCAATTCGCAAAGGTTGTTCAAGAAAAGGATTTTAATACATTAAAACAAATAAGTGGTATTGATGAAATGCGTTCTATGGCTATAATAGATTCTCTTTTTGACTCTGAATATATTTATCAAATTGAAAGCATTTATTGTGAAGATTTACCGGATTTCAAGCTAAGAATTGAAGGAGATGTAATGATTATGGATAATTATAGGAATTCTGATGAGCTTTCTATGGGGCAAAGGTGTACAACTGTTTTACCAATAATTTTTGCAGTTTCAAATAATCCACTAATAATTGATCAACCGGAAGATAATTTGGATAATAAATATATTAGTTCAAAAATTCATGAAATTATTAAATCGCAAAAAAATGAAAGACAACTTATATTCATAACACATAATCCAAACATACCGGTTCTTTCAGATTCAGAATATAATTTATTTTTAAATTATGAGAATAAGAAGTCAAATCGTTTAATTGATGGTTCAATAAATGAGGTTAAAAATGAAATTATTACCATTTTAGAAGGTGGTAGAAAAGCTTTTGAAACAAGGAAAAACATCTATGGTGATGAGTAG
- a CDS encoding DEAD/DEAH box helicase family protein codes for MNFKLESLKYQETAIQTIVKVFEGTERNTFDNACFEGIRSNRTRLTLEEVKSNFQSVLFENGITEEVAKLSEENDICVEMETGTGKTLVYIKTIYELFKHYGFTKFIILVPSVAIRQNIIGTFKSFDKQLEDIYGFKPNAFEYDSKKLQKVTQFIEDQHPQVMIMTLASFNSEDKILNQAQREDLFNNIPFIDAIGKTNPIIFMDEPQEGMDTDNSIKQIAKLNPLFKLRYSATHKVVKNLVYRLTPYDSYKEGLVKKIEVLTVTEKNDEATLKIELSEIQTGKGDPKIKLKAWHFNNTNSKIDLKNTAWLKEGDNLGDKTNNPSYLKYKISRINKSLKTGKWTVTFSNGTEILEKQISGSLENIWALQIEWLIHRHFAKSQKLVEKNIKCLSLIFIDRVANYVGETPVIKNLFVQKYKAIFPEYHGGRIPTDEEIQAVQGYYFAQKASGEYADNEGGVKEQSKIYDLILKGKEELLTLSNPVQFVFSHSALGVGWDNPNVFNIATLNSTYSEIKKRQEIGRGLRICVNQDGQRVYDAADVDENERINQLTVIPNETYETFVTQYQEEIKSIYGTSNAGAGMTHTHKGVPVDEVTFKRNPSSEIDKAFRKYWTALARKTEYTMSFNEDNLVSESVERINKITIPDFVIEASSFLINAITEEGKDDTFQGSENIVQKTTFTPLDLIEELSENTGVSYNTLFKIISRMTNLNQMVKNPPRFIHEASVIIRDVELDEMIRGLDYQITGESYPFDFSDFVKNISNKGYVETPHKGVFDKMLVDSDVERDFSLDADRDAEVVCFLKLPSWYKIKTPIGNYEPDFGLVMKRKSLKTGDENEFYFVIETKGTNDINDKKALTESEIYKIRCAMKHFEKLGLEVKYKAPVKEYSYFKTQANQAVSAT; via the coding sequence ATGAATTTTAAACTTGAGAGCCTAAAATATCAGGAAACAGCCATACAGACCATTGTAAAAGTTTTTGAGGGAACAGAAAGAAATACTTTTGATAATGCTTGTTTTGAAGGGATTCGTTCTAATAGAACACGTTTGACTTTGGAAGAAGTTAAAAGCAACTTTCAAAGTGTTTTATTTGAAAATGGTATTACTGAAGAAGTGGCAAAGCTTTCAGAAGAAAATGATATTTGTGTAGAGATGGAAACAGGAACAGGAAAGACTCTTGTATACATTAAAACCATCTATGAACTTTTTAAACACTACGGGTTTACAAAATTTATAATTCTCGTACCATCGGTAGCCATTCGGCAAAATATTATCGGAACATTCAAATCATTTGACAAACAGCTTGAAGATATATACGGTTTTAAACCTAATGCTTTCGAATACGACAGTAAGAAACTTCAAAAAGTAACACAGTTTATCGAAGACCAACATCCGCAGGTAATGATTATGACATTGGCTTCATTCAATTCAGAAGACAAGATTCTTAATCAGGCGCAGCGTGAAGACCTGTTTAATAATATTCCGTTTATTGATGCAATTGGAAAAACGAATCCAATTATTTTCATGGATGAGCCACAGGAAGGTATGGATACTGATAACTCGATAAAACAAATTGCCAAACTAAATCCGTTATTCAAACTTCGTTATTCGGCAACCCATAAAGTTGTCAAAAATCTGGTTTACAGGCTAACCCCTTACGACAGTTACAAAGAAGGATTGGTTAAAAAAATTGAAGTACTAACGGTAACGGAGAAAAACGACGAAGCAACGCTAAAGATTGAATTATCAGAAATTCAAACCGGTAAAGGAGATCCAAAGATTAAACTTAAAGCTTGGCATTTCAATAATACAAATAGTAAGATTGATTTAAAAAATACAGCTTGGTTGAAAGAGGGAGATAATTTGGGAGATAAAACAAACAATCCAAGTTATCTGAAATATAAGATTTCACGAATAAATAAAAGCCTTAAAACAGGAAAGTGGACAGTAACATTTTCCAATGGAACTGAAATACTTGAAAAGCAAATATCAGGTAGTTTAGAAAACATTTGGGCATTGCAAATAGAGTGGTTAATCCATAGGCATTTTGCCAAATCTCAAAAATTGGTTGAGAAAAATATAAAATGCTTGTCATTGATTTTCATTGACAGAGTAGCTAATTATGTGGGTGAAACACCGGTAATTAAGAATTTGTTTGTTCAGAAATACAAAGCTATATTTCCGGAATATCACGGTGGAAGGATTCCTACTGATGAAGAAATTCAAGCAGTGCAAGGGTATTACTTTGCTCAAAAGGCAAGCGGGGAATATGCCGACAACGAAGGCGGTGTAAAAGAACAAAGCAAAATTTACGATTTGATATTAAAGGGAAAAGAAGAACTCTTAACCTTATCCAACCCGGTACAATTTGTTTTCTCGCACTCCGCTTTGGGTGTGGGTTGGGATAATCCCAATGTATTCAACATCGCTACATTAAACTCGACTTATTCCGAAATAAAAAAACGCCAGGAAATTGGGCGTGGTTTGCGTATTTGTGTAAATCAGGACGGACAAAGGGTGTACGATGCAGCAGATGTAGACGAAAACGAACGCATTAATCAACTGACCGTAATTCCTAATGAAACCTACGAAACTTTCGTAACACAATATCAGGAAGAAATCAAATCCATTTATGGTACGTCAAATGCTGGGGCAGGAATGACACATACACACAAAGGAGTTCCGGTAGATGAAGTAACCTTCAAGCGAAACCCTTCGAGTGAAATTGACAAAGCTTTTAGAAAGTACTGGACAGCATTGGCTAGAAAAACAGAATATACCATGTCTTTTAACGAAGATAATTTGGTAAGTGAATCAGTCGAGAGAATCAATAAAATTACGATTCCTGATTTTGTTATTGAAGCTTCAAGCTTTTTAATCAATGCAATAACCGAAGAAGGTAAAGACGATACATTTCAGGGTTCAGAGAATATCGTACAGAAAACAACGTTCACCCCTTTAGATTTAATTGAAGAATTAAGCGAAAATACAGGAGTGAGTTACAATACTTTGTTTAAGATTATTAGCCGTATGACGAATTTGAATCAAATGGTAAAAAACCCACCTCGATTCATTCATGAAGCATCGGTTATTATTCGGGATGTGGAATTAGATGAAATGATTCGTGGCTTGGATTATCAAATAACTGGTGAAAGTTACCCTTTTGATTTCAGTGATTTTGTGAAGAACATTTCCAATAAAGGCTATGTGGAAACACCTCACAAGGGCGTTTTTGATAAAATGTTGGTGGATAGTGATGTGGAACGGGATTTTTCATTAGATGCGGACAGAGATGCCGAAGTAGTTTGTTTTCTCAAATTACCAAGTTGGTATAAAATTAAAACGCCAATCGGAAACTACGAGCCTGATTTTGGGTTGGTTATGAAACGCAAAAGCTTAAAAACAGGAGATGAAAATGAGTTCTATTTTGTAATCGAAACAAAAGGGACTAATGATATTAATGATAAAAAAGCATTAACAGAAAGCGAAATATATAAAATACGTTGTGCTATGAAGCACTTCGAAAAGTTAGGATTAGAAGTAAAATACAAAGCACCGGTAAAAGAATACAGTTATTTTAAAACACAAGCAAATCAAGCCGTAAGTGCAACGTAA